From the genome of Phycisphaerae bacterium, one region includes:
- a CDS encoding cupin domain-containing protein has translation MSEKNFTLGDNVEHFTIADVARDNPDFRKVLWTGEHTQIVVMTIPPGGEIGDEVHEHTDQILTFVSGTGEADLNGHTHPIDAGDQCAVPAGAQHNFRNTGDEPLVLYTIYSPPEHAIGAAFATREEANAAAGSRSC, from the coding sequence ATGAGCGAGAAGAACTTCACCCTGGGCGACAACGTCGAGCATTTCACCATCGCGGACGTGGCCAGGGATAATCCTGACTTCCGGAAGGTGCTGTGGACCGGAGAACACACCCAGATCGTGGTGATGACCATTCCGCCCGGTGGCGAGATCGGAGACGAGGTCCACGAACACACCGATCAGATCCTGACCTTCGTTTCCGGAACCGGCGAAGCCGACCTCAACGGCCACACGCATCCCATCGATGCCGGGGACCAGTGCGCGGTACCGGCCGGCGCCCAGCATAACTTTCGCAACACCGGGGACGAGCCACTGGTGCTGTACACCATCTACAGCCCACCCGAACACGCTATCGGCGCCGCATTCGCCACCCGGGAAGAGGCTAACGCCGCCGCAGGGTCCCGTAGTTGTTGA